From Paraflavitalea devenefica, the proteins below share one genomic window:
- a CDS encoding copper resistance protein NlpE N-terminal domain-containing protein gives MKLFTFILAIFSLFSGERTAPIPGMNAPAKEKFAGTTPCGQLIRPLHNIAPSTDCALVEWELTLLRDSVTQQPATYRLTGYSHYTLPDNNYSQPGIKSESTGKWSIVQGTGAHARSMIYQLTPAKSGTTLRFIKLSDDLLHLLDENGSYLRGDPFQSYTLNRITK, from the coding sequence ATGAAGCTGTTTACATTTATCCTTGCCATCTTTTCCCTGTTTAGCGGCGAAAGAACTGCGCCAATACCAGGTATGAATGCCCCCGCCAAGGAGAAGTTTGCCGGCACTACTCCCTGCGGCCAATTGATAAGACCACTGCATAATATTGCCCCAAGTACCGATTGCGCATTGGTTGAATGGGAGCTTACTTTACTGCGGGACTCCGTCACACAGCAGCCTGCCACCTACCGGCTGACGGGTTACAGCCACTACACCCTGCCGGATAACAACTATTCCCAGCCGGGTATCAAAAGTGAATCTACCGGCAAATGGAGCATCGTACAGGGAACAGGCGCACATGCCCGCTCCATGATCTATCAGCTTACCCCTGCCAAATCCGGCACTACATTGCGCTTCATAAAGTTAAGTGATGACCTCCTTCATCTGCTGGATGAAAATGGAAGTTATCTGAGGGGGGATCCTTTCCAGAGCTATACCCTTAACCGCATTACCAAATAA